The Rhizoctonia solani chromosome 4, complete sequence genome contains a region encoding:
- a CDS encoding ribosome biogenesis protein: MSPSSLPPQKKRKLASGDSKVKELEGIEANINKSLAEGGSLNCLVDLLDIARSSSDPAFLHKVLYSLYRSCVSIAASPKINLSKCQTEESKVVRTWLLERIGEFTDLLCGLMTDEEKALRTAALQILMSMLKHLSTAFSTASNMPQIHSIHFRKIVGALLLCPSSSRDGPIESEDHHKVQPDLRDTFIDTWLSSYDDVRWFFFRDATALLRSYKDTNSVPPQVVENLLSFLERLKTMPTEAAELNAYWIIELGTKPPKTPHGPNPPGDEPEEPTPADQDDWRTFFDDAPSAKSATPKSNQARVHTLSTHQCLHSLSSHRAQFSACWMTLLPHIASSPSLAARALAVLYRGVMPHMDKPVRLMDWVGGCVDFGGSIGLLALNALFTLIKDYNLDFPDFYTRLYAFLTRDVMHLKYRARFFRLTDIFLSSTHLPAAILASFIKRLARLSLTAPPAAIIMIIPFVYNVLKRHPALMVMIHRVDDEAELDPFDEKETSPLRTNALESSLWELVSHRDHYLSSVSTLAKIFSEAFTKPSYALEDFLDHTYATLFETEAKRKLKKDPAVALEAAANLFPASALGEGQTSDVVSELWVF; the protein is encoded by the exons ATGTCGCCGTCCTCACTCCCCCCGCAGAAAAAGCGTAAGCTGGCCTCTGGTGACTCTAAGGTCAAGGAATTAGAAGGGATTGAAGCCAATATCAACAAAAGTCTTGCGGAAGGCGGATCTCTGAACTGTCTTGTGGATCTTCTGGACATTGCCCGCTCTTCATCCGATCCTGCTTTCCTACACAAAGTACTCTATTCTCTTTATCGCTCCTGCGTATCAATAGCTGCATCTCCAAAGATCAATCTGTCTAAATGTCAAACTGAAGAGAGCAAGGTGGTTCGAACCTGGCTACTCGAACGTATTGGTGAATTCACAGATTTGTTGTGTGGCCTCATGACAGACGAAGAGAAGGCGCTACGC ACCGCCGCCTTACAGATTCTGATGTCCATGCTCAAACACCTCTCCACCGCTTTCTCGACTGCTTCGAATATGCCCCAGATACATTCTATACACTTCCGGAAGATTGTGGGTGCCTTGTTATTATGCCCATCATCTTCCAGGGATGGGCCAATAGAATCAGAGGACCATCACAAGGTGCAACCTGATTTACGCGATACATTTATCGATACTTGGTTGAGCTCTTATGACGACGTCCGATGGTTCTTCTTTCGGGATGCCAC TGCTTTATTGCGGTCGTACAAGGACACCAATTCAGTACCTCCCCAGGTAGTCGAGAACCTCTTGTCCTTCCTTGAACGCCTGAAAACGATGCCAACAGAAGCGGCAGAATTGAATGCCTACTGGATCATTGAATTGGGAACCAAGCCCCCTAAAACACCACACGGCCCTAATCCGCCAGGTGACGAACCAGAAGAACCGACTCCTGCAGATCAAGATGACTGGCGCACATTTTTTGACGATGCACCCTCGGCCAAATCCGCGACCCCAAAATCCAATCAGGCTCGAGTGCATACACTCTCAACGCACCAATGTCTTCACTCGCTCTCGTCCCATCGCGCCCAATTTTCTGCTTGCTGGATGACCCTGCTTCCTCACATCGCATCATCGCCATCACTCGCGGCGCGTGCATTGGCGGTCTTGTATCGGGGGGTTATGCCTCACATGGATAAGCCCGTCAGACTCATGGACTGGGTCGGAGGATGTGTTGATTTTG GTGGCTCAATCGGTCTACTGGCATTGAATGCATTGTTTACGCTTATCAAAGACTACAATCT TGACTTCCCTGACTTTTACACGCGGCTATATGCCTTCCTCACACGCGACGTCATGCATCTCAAGTATCGTGCGCGCTTTTTCAGGCTGACTGACATATTCCTTTCGTCGAC ACACTTGCCTGCTGCGATTCTTGCGTCATTCATCAAAAGACTCGCAAGGTTATCGCTCACGGCGCCTCCTGCGGCGATCATTATGATAATCCCATTTGTATATAATGTCCTGAAGCGGCATCCTGCCCTTATGGTAATGATTCACCGCGTGGACGATGAAGCCGAACTTG ATCCGTTTGACGAAAAGGAAACCTCGCCATTGCGGACAAATGCGCTAGAATCCTCTCTATGGGAGCTTGTCAGCCATAGAGATCATTATCTCTCTTCTGTCTCGACATTAGCGAAGATATTCTCAGAGGCATTCACCAAACCGTCATATGCTCTTGAGGATTTCCTAGACCACACTTATGCCACG CTCTTTGAAACTGAAGCAAAGCGCAAGCTTAAAAAGGACCCTGCTGTAGCCTTGGAGGCGGCGGCTAACCTATTCCCTGCAAGCGCCCTCGGGGAAGGTCAAACAAGTGATGTTGTATCCGAGCTCTGGGTTTTCTAG